The sequence below is a genomic window from Campylobacter concisus.
AACCCTCGTCAAATGACTCGTTAGGATGTACCTTAATACCAGGCAACGTCCTCACCACCTTTCAGATTAAAATAAGCCGTGAGTATAGTTTAATTTTCATAAATTTAAGCTTTTAACTATTTTTTTTTAAAACTCTTTTAATGCCATAAGCTTTATAATCATAAAATTTCAAAAAAGGCTTATTATGTCAAAGGATTTTCATCTTAGCTACGCCAAGAGGCGTTACATTTTTTTCGCCTGTATTACGCTATTTGTCTTTGTTTTGCCATTTATCAGAGTAAATGATGCGCAGCTATTTTTGCTAAGTTTTGATAAAAGTAGAGTTGATCTCTTTTTTACAAAATTTGATATGCAAGAGCTTTATTTGTTGCCATTTTTGTTTATTATTTTGTTCTTAAGCATATTTTTTCTAACGACACTTGCAGGGCGTGTTTGGTGCGGTTGGAGCTGTCCGCAAACTATTTTTAGAACGATATTCCGTGACCTTTTGCAAACTAAAATTTTAAAGATCAGAAAAAATATACAAAATAAGCAGAATGAGCCAAAAGGACAAATTTTAAAGCGTGCTTTAGCAGTTGGAATTTGGTGTATTTTAGCTCTTGTTATTTCGGCAAATTTTTTATGGTATTTTGTGCCACCGCTTGATTTTTTTACTTATTTAAAAGAGCCAAGCGAACATGGGGTTTTGCTTGCATTTTGGCTTGTTATCGCTATTTGGTTAGTTTATGATGTCATCATTTTAAAAGAAAATTTTTGCATTTATGTCTGTCCTTACGCTAGGGTGCAATCAGTGATGTTTGATAACGATACGATCCAAGTTATTTACAACCAAAAAAGAGGCGGCGTAATCTATAATGGAAAAGAGAAATTTAAAAAGCCAAAAGAAGAGGGTGCGCTATGTACTGGCTGCGAGGCATGCGTGAGGATATGCCCAACGCACATTGATATAAGAAAAGGTATGCAGCTTGAATGTATAAATTGTCTAGAATGTAGCGATGCTTGTGCTAAAGTGATGAAGCATTTTGATGAAAGTTCGCTTATTGAGTGGAGAAGTATAAATTCTATAAAAGAGCAAAAAAGAGTCAAAATTTTACGCTTTAGAACGGTTGCTTATCTCGTTATTTTGGGCATTGTTTTGACAGCTGGGGCATTGATGAGTGGGAAAAAAGAAAGTATGCTTTTAAACATAAATAGAACAAGCGAGCTTTATAAAATTTTAGGCGAAAATGAAGTCGAAAATTCTTACGTATTTTTGGTGCAAAACACACAAAATAAAGAGCATGCCTTTTACTTTGAAGTAGACGATAAGAATATAGAAATTTCTCGTCCAAATAAGCCATTTATATTAAAAGCTGGCGCAAAACAACGAGTCATCGTCACATTAAAATCAAAAAATGAAAATTTAAGCGATAAAGATCTTTTAAAACATATAAATATAAAAGCCTATGCTACCGATGAGCCAGCTATCAGCGTGCAAAGGCAAAGTACTTTTATCTATCCTAAAAGATGATAAAATGGCAAAAATTTAACAGGAAACAAGATGGCGATCTCAGAAAAGGGTAAAAAAAGATACGAACTTATCGTAAAAACAGCACTTGAACTATTTTTAGAAAAAGGATACGAAAAGACAAGCTTAAGTGATATCGTAGCGATAAGTGGTGGATCGCTTTCTAGCATTTATACATTTTTTGAGAACAAAGAGGGGCTTTTTGAGGCGATCGTTGAGCAAGAGATAGATAGCCTTATAAAAGAGATCGATGAGAAAATAGATCTTAAAATTTCTCACAGCTTGGAGGAGTTTTTAACCAAATTTGCAACTATAATATTTTCTATCGTTTGTAGCAAAAGGCACATCTCTCTTGGCAGGATAATGATGAGCGAGGGTTCTAAAAATGGTGGCAAGCTTGGTAAGACGTTTTTGGATCAAATTTTAAAAAAGATCGATCTTGTGCTTATAAATTTCTTTGAAAGAGACGAAGTAAAAGCCAAGCTTGACTCAAAATTTTCAGCCAGATTTGCTGCAAAGTACTTTATACAAAGCGTGATCGGGGCTTATTACTACGATTCGCTTTTGATAAATGAAGAACCAAAACTTAGTGAAAAAGAGCGTAAAAAGCATATTGACTTGTGTGTTGAGTTGTTTTTGGATGGAATTAGTAAAAAATAAAATTGACTTTTTATTTGTTTTCTAATATAATCGAGAACTTTAAATTTTTGTAACAATTATTACAAAAACTAAATATGATATTAAAATTTAAAATTAAGAGAGGTTTTTATGGCAAATTTTAAGAGTGTTCTTGTGCTTTCGGTTGCAGTTTTATTTCTAAGTGGTTGTTTTGAAAATAAAGAGAATAAAGCGGCAGCAGGTCGCCAGATGCCGCTATCTCATGTGGATATTTTTACCGCACAAAAAACAGACATGCCTATTAGTTTTGATTACACCGCAACGGTTACAAGTAGTCAAGATGTTATTATCTATCCAAAAGTTGGCGGAACTATCATAAAGCAGTTTTTCAAGCCAGGAAGTAAAGTAAAAGCGGGCGATAAGTTATTTTTGATAGATCCAGAAAAATATCAAGCTAGCTTTGACTCACTTGATGCCTCTGTTGGAGTAGCAAATGCAAATTTAAAAAATGCCGAGACCGAGTTTAAAAGAATTTCTGCCCTTTATAAGAAAAATGCAGTCTCTCAAAAAGACTACGACGCAGCAGTTGCAGCCTATGATATTGCAAATGCAAATTTAGTAAGTGCAAAAGCAAATTTAAAAAATGCAAAAATCGATCTAGGATACACGACTATTACAGCGCCATTTGACGGCGTAGTGGGTGATAACCAAGTAGATGTTGGCTCGCTTGTCATAGCAAACCAAACAAAACTTGTAAGGCTTACAAAAATAAATCCTATTGAGGCAGAATTTTATATCGCTGATGTGGATAATCTAACTAGAAAGACAAATCTGGATAACGGCTCATGGCAGCAGCTAAATAGTGACGCTGTGTTAAGTGTCAATGGCGAAAATTTTAATGGTAAAGTAAATTTTATAGATAACGTCGTAAATACTGCAACTGGTAGCGTTTTGGCAAAGGCTAGTTTTGATAATAGTGAAGGTAAAATTTTACCAGGTACGTTTGGTCATATAAAGATGAGCGGCTTTGTTCAAAAAAATGCCTTTAACATCCCACAAGTTGCCCTTCAACAAAGCGCTACAAACTCTTATGTTTTAGTCGTAAAAGATGGCAAAGTAAGCCAGAAAAATGTGAAAACAGGATATCAAACAAAAAATATGGTAGCAGTCACTGAAGGTCTCGAAGATGGCGATAAGATAATCGTTAATAACTTCCTTAAAATCGGAGTTGGTGCACCAGTTGAAACTGATAAAGACCTAAGTGCGGAATTTATAAATGGCAAAGATGCAAACGCTACAAGTAGCAAGTAAAGGCAGATAGATGTTTTCAAGATTTTTCATAAACCGCCCGATATTTGCGACTGTTATATCTATCATTATAGTTATAGCAGGTTTTATGGGTATCAAGGGGCTTCCAATAGAGGAGTATCCAAGTCTTACACCGCCTACCGTCTCTGTAAGTGCGACATATAGTGGCGCTGATGCGCAGACTATCGCCGACTCGGTTGCAAGTGCCATTGAAGATCAGATAAATGGCGTTGAAAATATGCTCTATATGCAAAGCACCTCAAGCTCAGCAGGTACTATGAATATAAGCGTATATTTTAAGATCGGCTCATCATCAAAGCAAGCTACGATCGATGTAAATAACCGCGTGCAAGCTGCCCTTTCAAGGTTGCCTCAAGAAGTGCAAAATATGGGCGTAACAGTGCGCGAAAGAAGTGGCTCGATCCTTCAAGTTGTTGGCTTTACAAATCCAAATATGGATTTGATCGAACTATATAACTATGTAAATTTAAATATTGCTGATGAGATAAAAAGGGTTAGTGGTATCGGTGATACAGTATTGATAGGTACTAAAGAGTATTCTATGAGAATTTGGCTAAAGCCAGATAGACTAGCTCATTTTAAACTAACTCCAAGCGACGTCATTTCTCAAGTAAAAATTCAAAACTCACAATACGCTGCTGGCAAGATAGGCGAACAGCCATCGGATGGTGGTAATCCTTATGTTTATTCTGTTCGTACCGATGGACGTCTTAAAGATGCAGCCCAGTTTGGCGATATAATAATTAAAAGCTCCGATGGATCAGTGTTGAAGCTAAAAGATGTAGCTACCATAGAGCTTGGAGCAGCTAGCTATGCTAACGACGCGATGTTAAACGGCAAACCGGCTATTCCTCTTTTGCTATTTTTACAAAACGATGCGAATGCTCTTGCTACCGCAAATGCTGTAAAAGAAAAGCTTAACGAGCTAAAGAAAACTTATCCTGTTGGCCTAGAGCACACCATAGCTTACAATCCAACAGAATTTATAGATGTTTCAATTGATGAGGTTATAAAAACTTTTATTGAAGCGATGGTACTCGTCTTAATCGTAATGTACTTTTTCCTAAAAAGTTTTCGTGCAACTATCATCCCGATGCTTGCCGTGCCAGTATCTATCATAGGTACATTTGGTGGACTTTATGTAATGGGCTTTAGTATAAATTTGATCACACTTTTTGCACTGATCCTA
It includes:
- the ccoG gene encoding cytochrome c oxidase accessory protein CcoG, producing the protein MSKDFHLSYAKRRYIFFACITLFVFVLPFIRVNDAQLFLLSFDKSRVDLFFTKFDMQELYLLPFLFIILFLSIFFLTTLAGRVWCGWSCPQTIFRTIFRDLLQTKILKIRKNIQNKQNEPKGQILKRALAVGIWCILALVISANFLWYFVPPLDFFTYLKEPSEHGVLLAFWLVIAIWLVYDVIILKENFCIYVCPYARVQSVMFDNDTIQVIYNQKRGGVIYNGKEKFKKPKEEGALCTGCEACVRICPTHIDIRKGMQLECINCLECSDACAKVMKHFDESSLIEWRSINSIKEQKRVKILRFRTVAYLVILGIVLTAGALMSGKKESMLLNINRTSELYKILGENEVENSYVFLVQNTQNKEHAFYFEVDDKNIEISRPNKPFILKAGAKQRVIVTLKSKNENLSDKDLLKHINIKAYATDEPAISVQRQSTFIYPKR
- a CDS encoding TetR/AcrR family transcriptional regulator, which produces MAISEKGKKRYELIVKTALELFLEKGYEKTSLSDIVAISGGSLSSIYTFFENKEGLFEAIVEQEIDSLIKEIDEKIDLKISHSLEEFLTKFATIIFSIVCSKRHISLGRIMMSEGSKNGGKLGKTFLDQILKKIDLVLINFFERDEVKAKLDSKFSARFAAKYFIQSVIGAYYYDSLLINEEPKLSEKERKKHIDLCVELFLDGISKK
- a CDS encoding efflux RND transporter periplasmic adaptor subunit, which gives rise to MANFKSVLVLSVAVLFLSGCFENKENKAAAGRQMPLSHVDIFTAQKTDMPISFDYTATVTSSQDVIIYPKVGGTIIKQFFKPGSKVKAGDKLFLIDPEKYQASFDSLDASVGVANANLKNAETEFKRISALYKKNAVSQKDYDAAVAAYDIANANLVSAKANLKNAKIDLGYTTITAPFDGVVGDNQVDVGSLVIANQTKLVRLTKINPIEAEFYIADVDNLTRKTNLDNGSWQQLNSDAVLSVNGENFNGKVNFIDNVVNTATGSVLAKASFDNSEGKILPGTFGHIKMSGFVQKNAFNIPQVALQQSATNSYVLVVKDGKVSQKNVKTGYQTKNMVAVTEGLEDGDKIIVNNFLKIGVGAPVETDKDLSAEFINGKDANATSSK